DNA sequence from the Excalfactoria chinensis isolate bCotChi1 chromosome 2, bCotChi1.hap2, whole genome shotgun sequence genome:
TCCGGGTAACCGGGGAAAGGAATTGAGGGGTCCTCTGGGATCGGGGAGGGGGGAGCGGTGTGTGCTGCCGACCGAGGAATCCTGCagctcccccccacccctcccgACAGAGAAACTCCGGGGATGCCCGGAacggagggagggaaggagggaggggcGGCCGCGGGCTCCTCCCGGCAGGTGAACGCGAAGGGGGCCCggccctccccgccgcccctcGCCCGGGAAAGCCTCGTCGGCCGCTGACCGAGCCTTCTCTCCCCGTCGCAGCGCCCCCCGGGTCGGAAGCGCGCCCCCCGCCGCGGCCatcccccgccgccgcctccgcgGAGAGCTCCCAGCCGGCGCCGACCCCTCCGCCGCCCGCAGCCGCCCGCCCCGCCAGCCCCACCATTCAGCGCGCAAGGTACCCGCCAGGTGAGCCTGGGGGGGGAGCGGGGACGGAGGTGCGAGGTCGCCCCGAGCTACGGGGGAGTGGGCGAGGACCCGGGCTGGGGAGGACCTGCGGGGCTCCGCGGGGGGCGGGATGGGAGAGCAGCGGTCGCGGTGGCGGGCGTTCCAGCCTCGGTCTCCCGCTCGGCTGCTTGGTGGCACGGCACCTTCCGCGCGTTGCGGCGCTGGGGCTTTTCGTGATAGCGCTGGGGAAAGAAGGGACAACCGCGAATCTTCCACTCCGCGGGGTCATTAGTGTCGGTGCCCCGAGAGGAAGGGTCGGGTTGGGGTCAGCGAGGCGGAGGCGCTGGCAGCAGCGGGGTAGGAGGAGCCGCGTAGCCGCAGCGGACCTTTGTGTAGGGTCTGTTTTGCCGTCCGCAGGTCAGACTTATTTTAGACTTGGGCTTTCTTAGTCTGCCCTGAGCAGAACGCAGGCCGTAATTCTGGCGTGCCCAGAAACACCCCCCACCCACACCGGTCCCTTCCCTCAGCCACCGcgcctgctgggagctgctaaAAGCCCTTTTACCTCTACCGGGCTGCACGTcggcgcggccccgcggggCAGCATCTGCCCCAGTGCTTGGCGGTGCGGAGGTGCGGGGAAGGCATCGCTCTCCCTTTGGCTTTACACTTCGAGCCGAACCGGTGATAGCGGCGGGACTTGGCGTGGGCACAGATATCCataggaagaaaaggaatggTGGGAGATAGGCAGGGCTGGGAGGCGAGGCTTGGAAGAGCgctgtcctgctgcctgcttgctTTCTAAAAGCAGCAATATCAGAAAACGgcactgtttggtttttttttgggggggggagtcTGCCACTTTTTAATGTTTCCTCGAATCACTGTGTGATCCCAGTTTGGTTCCCATTTACCTGCACGGCAGAGCTATGAGTTGCTTTGGCACCTATTGGTTGGGTTCTCGCATGGCACGCTCAAGTGGGTGTCTAAGCATCGTTAGCAAAGGGCGTTCGTAAAATACTAAAGCAAACCCCATTATTTTCAATGTGGCTTTGCTGTTTATCAGCTGCTTACAAAATACAAGTTACCACAATTGAGAGGGGATGAACTTCATTTGGATGGACGTTCCCCCGCGTTCCTCTTCTCCTTCATGGGGGAAGTGGCACGGATGGATGCACTGTACCCCCGGCTGCAGCGCTCGGGTTTGGGTTACAGATATGGGGCAGCAGCCTGCGGTCAGGTGAACCTCACGTGGGCTGCGGCCACGATTTCCTGCCAGCAACAAAGGCGGCAGTGCATCAgtgggaaatggaaaaggacAAAGTCTTTGCAGCGGCGCTCTGCGTTGCTGAAATCATCCCAGCTCTCAGTGAGCCACGTTAACTTTTACGGCTGATGGATAAAGTCAGTTCTGTTATCAGAACAGAAATACCCCATCCTTTTCTTCTGGTACATTTTTGCAAATTCAGGGGTACATTTGAGCTCTGACACCCGCTGCTGATGTTGTCCCTTTGGTAATAAGTATCGGTTTTAATATTATGCATTTGGTGATCTAGTTTACCCTTCGTGAAGATTTTATGGCACGCTCGCACGTATACGGGGATAGATTGAGAACCATAAACCGTTCCCGTTCTGCTTATCTAATTCTCATTGACACCTATGGATATGGAGCAGCAGATCTGGGGCAGCCGGAGATGGATCCTTCTCCCACTGACACCGCTATAGATTGGAGTTGCTCCCCAATACCTGACCCCCGATGCACGTTTCTTGCTGAAGGGCAGCGGCTCGGGGCTGATTTATGCTTCTCACCTCCAGGTGAGAGCGGGAGGCTCCGACGGAGCTCCGGGAAATGCGGGCAGCTCGTTGTTGGGAAGGAGGTAGTGAGCGGGGCTGTGGGCCGCAGGGCTGGCTGTAACGTCCCCCTTTGCCCCTGCAGATATGCCCTGTGTGCAAGCGCAGTATAGCCCTTCGCCGCCCGGTTCGAGTTATGCAGCTCAGACCTACGCGTATGGCTCGGAGTACAGCTCGGAGATCATGAACCCGGACTATGGCAAGCTGAGCATGGAGCTGAGCGGCACCGAGATCACCGCCACCgccaccacctccctccccagcttCAGCACCTTCATGGAGGGTTACTCTGGCAGCTACGAGCTCAAGCCTTCCTGCCTCTACCAAATGCAATCCGCCTCCTCTGGCCAGAGGCCCCTCATCAAGATGGAAGATGCTCGTCTCTCTACCTACCAGCCCTCGCTGCCCCCCTCAGTGGATGAGAGCATGCCCAGCACCTCCATGTACTTCAAGCAGTCACCTCCCTCCACACCCACCACGCCCGGCTTCCCCCCACACCAGAGCCTGTGGGACGAGCCCCCGCTGCCTCCCACGCAGACCTGCCTGCCCCCCAGCCACCTGATGGAGGCTGCCCCCATGAAGACTGCGCCTCCGCGCTTCCCCCTCTTCCACTTCAAGCACTCTCCTCCCCACACGCCGCCGACGGGCCCCCACATGTGCTATGACCCGGCCTCCCTAAACCTGCCGCTGGGCTCCGACAGACCACCGGCCGGCCAAGCGCCCATGGAGAGCCACTCCTACGGGCTGCCCCTGCCCAAGCGGCCGGCCACCTTAGCCTTCTCACCGCTTGGCCTCAACGCGGCTGCCTCTGGCCTCATGGGCGAGGCCAGCGGTGGTGGTGGTGGCGGGCTGCCCTCCCCACCCAGCAGGAGTTCCTCATCCGGGGAGGGCACGTGCGCCGTCTGCGGGGACAACGCTGCCTGCCAGCACTACGGCGTGCGGACCTGCGAGGGCTGCAAGGGCTTCTTCAAGGTGAGACAccctgctcccctccctgcctgcctcaCCTGGGCTCCGAGCTCCGGACCCATCATTGGTAGTGGTAGAAGTGGCTCAGAAAGCCAGAGCAGTACTGGCATGAGGAGGAAACCTCAGGCAACATTGTGTTTGGTCgctgcctcagtgctgctcttggTGCAGGTATCCCAGCACTGTAGCTTTGAagcactgctgacagcagtAATCCACTCTGAGGCAGACAAAAAACATGTGCTGGCATTTTTAAGACTGGAATTCCTTCTGTTTGTagatttgagggaaaaaaaattagttcAGGTTTcggtattattattattttcttagaaatggCACCAAAGAAGCACTCAGGGTAGACTTTTGGGGGAGTGTTTTTGAGCAGAAGGCTTTAAAAAGTTGGTAAtttcaaggctaggttggatggggctctgttGTGGGAGTGGGGGGGCtctgaagtcccttccaacccaaactgctCTGTGATACTATTGAGCCTGTAAAATCTGGGGCCAATTCCATGTATTTCTTTCAGCACAGATAGGAGTTCTGCCCTTGTTCTGGCAAAAGATATCCTAACTACGATGGGAACAAAAATAGTCCCAAAATAGTTGGAGGGGAGGGCTCActtcattctgctgctgttgtcgTGCACAGAACTGCTACTATTACTTGGTAATAACCCTTTGGCAACATGCTAAAATACACAACTCCCCTGCAACTCgcttcttatttaaaaataattataaaatggAGCACAAATAACCTGGAAATGGCAGCTCCTGTGGGTCTGATCCTGCCCCCGTGGAAATCCATAGCATGTCCCTTGCCGGGGGCAGGATCCACAGCTTGTCCTGCACCCTTCTTCTCTCGGTTCTAAAGTGCAAtgagcagcattttctgtgtCCCTCGTATTTAGTccattgcagctgctgcttgaaaaagaaatgttaaaatagcATTTCCCCGATAATTTAATTGCAGTGAAAGATTTAATGCCGAACGCTGAACTGATGAATTTGATCCTCTTCTGATGTCTTTCCTATTAATATCTTTCGGTGCTAAGCTGTCTTTGACTTTAAGTACAAAAACAATATATAAATATCCTAACATAATAATATATACTTTTTGTGACAACCCCTATTACATGCTTGCAAGGCTCACCAGGTTTTTACCAGTTCTTAATGCACTGTATAGTTAACATACAGTTATATGTAAGCCATTGGAAGCTTTAACTACATAGGTATGGCTACAGTAGAACtcagtccattttttttttccccaaaagtcAGGTCAGCTTTCCCAGAATATTTAACCAAACGTATCTGGAGGagttctgctgtttctgcttttctccacaCTGATTTTAATGGCCAACCAAAGCAGTTGTTGTGTGTGGCGTTGGCTTAACAATAGCGATAGCAGGAGAAGTGCATCGCAgatcattttgattttattttaataaggtCAGCAATAATCAAGGGAATGAACCAAGTAGAAAATTGTTCCCAAAGGGATATTAAAAGCGGAGATAATCTAATCCCCAAAGGTAGATGCGATGACCTGGTAATTTCAGATATGATTTTATCATTCAAAGTTGCCTGTCTCCGGAGACTTGCTTCAGAACAATCCTCGATGATTTTCATTGTCAGTAGCTAACActaataaaattgtttttcctgcagGCTAGTGTGTtaggaaattaattttatctAATTATACGAATTGCACTGTCGCTTTTCATGttgtaattaaaatacatgttGTCAGGTTCCGAGTTGCTCACGAAAACTCTCggtttgctgtttttctgttgccttttctCAGAGGACGgttcagaaaaatgcaaaatatgtttGTCTGGCAAACAAGAGCTGTCCGGTGGACAAGAGACGCCGTAACAGATGTCAGTACTGCCGCTTTCAGAAGTGTCTCAGCGTCGGCATGGTGAAAGAAGGTGAGGGCTACTGCTATTCTTATCCTAAATGCTGGAGCGGTACGTTTCACgagcacgtgtgtgtgtgtgtatgtgtgtgagtgtggaCACAGATGTCTTTACTATGGACTTGGCAACTTTAGATTCCTAGCTGCCCCCCTCTCAATTTCGCGCATCTGTGCAATAACACGTGgatcatgtttttttcctgtcaccCAGTTGAGTGGGTTTATCATGTGTAGACTTCCTGGGAGCCCAGAGTTCAAGGACTGCAAGGTCACGAGGTGATAATTTGACTCTGGCCCAAATGTGTCCTTTATGAACTTTGAATGCCATTGGCTTGAATGCAGTTGGCTTCCACACGTTATCTCGCAGCGTCGGTGTTTCGTTGTCTTAGGTGCCTTTTTTGCATAGGATCTTGTCTCGTGGCCACGAGCTGATTGTAAATTTGCAATTAATTTAAATGGAAACTGGATCAACTCATTAGTCCCAGTTCTGCAAATATTTAAGTATGTGAGTAATACCGTGTGAGCATTCCTATTGCAAACACTGACATGGGAAATGCAGCCTATGTAGTGCGACCATATCTTTTGATCACTTTGAGAAAGCTGAAGTTACTGTGAAAGAACAGCCCTGTCATATAGCAGGTGACATTTGTGTTtcacattctgttttcattcagcagtagggttgtgtgtgtgtgaatatagGGGCAGATAGGCGTGCTGCATACAAAGCATGAGCGCTAGGAACACAGCTG
Encoded proteins:
- the NR4A3 gene encoding nuclear receptor subfamily 4 group A member 3, encoding MPCVQAQYSPSPPGSSYAAQTYAYGSEYSSEIMNPDYGKLSMELSGTEITATATTSLPSFSTFMEGYSGSYELKPSCLYQMQSASSGQRPLIKMEDARLSTYQPSLPPSVDESMPSTSMYFKQSPPSTPTTPGFPPHQSLWDEPPLPPTQTCLPPSHLMEAAPMKTAPPRFPLFHFKHSPPHTPPTGPHMCYDPASLNLPLGSDRPPAGQAPMESHSYGLPLPKRPATLAFSPLGLNAAASGLMGEASGGGGGGLPSPPSRSSSSGEGTCAVCGDNAACQHYGVRTCEGCKGFFKRTVQKNAKYVCLANKSCPVDKRRRNRCQYCRFQKCLSVGMVKEVVRTDSLKGRRGRLPSKPKSPLQQEPSQPSPPSPPISMMNALVRALTDSTPRELDYSRYCSTDQAAAGTDAEHVQQFYNLLTASIDISRGWAEKIPGFTDLPKEDQTLLIESAFLELFVLRLSIRSDTAEDKFVFCNGLVLHRLQCLRGFGEWLDSIKDFSLNLKSLNLDIPALASLSALTMITERHGLKEPKKVEELCNKITSSLKDHLTFSCQNKGQPLESAEPKVLGVLADLRSLCTLGLQRIFYLKLEDLVPAPSIIDRLFLDTLPF